ATCTGGGATCAGGCTGCGGAGTGATCGGCCTGATTCTCGCTTATCGCCGGCCTGAGGTCAGGATTGTCGGTCTTGAAATCCAGGCGGACCTCGTTGCTCTTTCCAGGCGTAACGCGCAGGATAATGGTTTTGCCGGCCGCTTTGAGGTCGTCGAAGGTGATCTCAACGGTGCCGACGTTCTTGCCGGCGCTTTATTTGACCGCATTGTCGGTAACCCGCCCTATATGGATCCGCAGAAATCACGAGGCAGCCGGAATCAGGAGAGGTTTCTTGCCCGGCAGGGGCTCCAGGCCGGGCCCGAGAACCTTGCCCGTGCCGCCGCCCGACTGCTGGTTGATGGCGGCAAGCTTGACCTGGTGTATCCGGCCAACCGGCTCCCTTCCCTTGCCTCCGCGCTGAAGAAACATGATCTCATACCTGCGAAGTTGCGCCCGGTACGTGGTTTTCCCGGGGCGACGGAGATGCTGGTTCTGCTTGAGGCAATAAAAAAAGGCGACGGAGTCCTGAAGACCCTGCCGCCTTTTTTCATATATAATGAAAAGGGCGGTGAATACAGCCCTGAAATGAAGAGTTGTTATGCTCCGGAGAGAGGAAAACCGCACTCGGAACAACCCGGAGATTCCATAATTCCGTAGGCGCGGCCTCCAGTTGGAGCGACCTCCCGGTCGCGAAGATCCGGAGCCGCATTCTTCCATTGTTCGCGACCGGGAGGTCGCTCCCACTGGCGGCTCCTGCAACAAGGCGGGTGTGAGGGGTTACTGCATGTCCATCATCCTTGATCAATCGGTTCGGAAGATCAAACTCTTTTCACCCTTCGGGTACTCACTTCAGTACCCCCTTGAGGGGTATAAGTCTCGATGTCTCGCAAGCTCGCTTTCGCCCAGAGGGCATAAGTTTCGTATAAGCAGGCACGCTGCTTAACTTCACTAATCGGTACGAGCAGGCCAGCTGCTCAACTCAGCTTTAAGCTTTTCTCCTGGCTTCTGACTCCTGGCTTCTGGCTTCTTGTGGAACGCAGGCTCGAACAAATCGCCAAAACCCTTTTATTTCACCCTTCGGGTATAAGTTTCGTACGAGCAGGCAAGCTGCTCAACTCAGCTTTATCGGGAGATTTGCCAAACTCAGAAAGTTGAGTCCTTAGCCTTCGCCAGTCCTTGTTCGATATTCCACGGTTCTCTGTTTCAGCTTTCCGCCGAAAGCTCTCTCATGTGTTCCTTGGCGAAAGTGATCGACGGGTCCAGTGACAGGGCCAGGGCGAATGATTTCAGGGCCTCGTCTTTCCGGCCGAGTTTCCGGTAGTTTACTCCGAGGTTTGCGTAGTCGATCGCCGAGGTCGGGGCAAGATAAACGGCCTTTGAGAAATGCTCGATGGCCGCTTCGTGATCGGCGAGTTTGAAATAACAGAAGCCGAGCAGGTTGTGGAGATCCGGCCGCTCGTCGTCATGCTCGGTGCCTCTTTTCAAGGTTTCGATGGCATCTGCGTATTGCTCCAGATCTTTCAGGCAGTTTCCCATGTAGGAGTAGATATAGGGAATGTCCTCCCGGTCCGGGTCAAGGACCAGGGCGCGGCGCAGGTGGGGAAGCGCTTCATCCGGTCTTCCCTGTTCGTAGAGGTTCTGCCCCAGGTAAAACTCGATAAAATAGGCATCGGGCAAGAGCTCTTCCATCCGGGCAAACTGCCGGACTTTTTCTTCCGGATCAGCGATCAGTTCATTGACCAGCTTGGCCGCGAAAAGACCCGCGTTTGAAACCATTGATCGTTCCCGGAAATGGGCTCCAGGGACGATGGTGTAGATTGTCGGAATTTGCAGATCGGGGTGCATGGTATTGACGATCAGGGCTTCCATGTCGAGTTTCCTGAGAGCACCGAGGCACCTTTCGATTTCGACCTTCATGTTGTCGTCGGTGAGGTCCGCCATCTCGTTGATGGTGATCGTTTTTTCAACCTCGGTGATGTAGCGTGCCTCTTCCATGCTCAATGGTTTTTCGAGGCCTGAAGCAACGTAGTTGGCCTTGGTATTGAAGTCACCGGCCAGCTGGGCCACCTCGGTGAGGGCCCGGATCAGGGATTTTTCCGGATTGGGGGTGGTCCCGGCGGTGTAGACAATCTCACTGTCGGTCGGAAAGGTCGACGGGTCATAGGCCAGGGCGCCGACCGTAGGGATGCCGGTGTCCAGGCTGAAATCGTTCAGATAGACCTTGATCCCGTGCCGGTTGAATTTATCCAGCAGTTCGCGGGCCACCGGATCTTTAACGCTTGCCGGGTCGATGGCCGGGGTTTTGAGCCTGCCGCGGCTGATAATCGAACAGACGTGGCGTTCGACAATCTCGCAGACCCCCTGGCTGATTGCCTCCTCATAGGTGTTTCCGGCTGAAGGGCCGTTGAATTCGTTGATTGCATAAAACCAGGAAAAGGGGACCAGGACTTCAGCATTCGTGGTGATATTGGTGGCCCAGACCCACTGCATGGTGAGCCCTTCGAGAAGTTTTTCAAGGAGTGCAGGGGTGGTCTTTTCGTCATGGACCGACTGCAGGAGCTTGGCGACCGGCAGCACGGACTGCCCGGCTCTTTTCAGATTATCGTAGGTGTCGACGATAAAATTGGCCGGATTTTTCTTGAAGCTGAAGAAGCTGAACCTCTCCCCCAGTTCCATGCAGGCGCTGGCCCGGGACTGCTCGGGTGTGCTGCCCTTGCCCATCTGCTTCTTGTTGCCGATGGTCTCAAAGGCATCCTTGCCGCAGACGCTGAAATAGACCGGGATATCAAGGCGACCGTTATCGATCCGCCGGATCTCGCGCAGGATGTCGAGATTGACTTTTTTGAGTTTGGCTTCAAAGCGGTTCACCGTTTCCTCGGGGGTCATCGCCTTGTCCTGATCATAGGTGTAAGTTTTCAAACAATCCTGAAGTACTATTTTTTTATGCTGCATCTCTGTCTCTCCTGCGGTTGATACCTGTTTCTGATTTCATGCCGATCTTTTCACTCTTCACCAGACTCAGGGCGAGCGGACATGCTGCTGTGCTCCCTACTTTGAGCCTGTCGAAGTCTGTTTCCCTGTGCCAGTTGAAGCCACGTTCATCCTGAGCCTGTCGAAGGATGGCCCGACTCACTTTTTTCACCCTGCGGGTATAAGTTTCGTATGTGCAGACGAGCTGCTCAACTCAGCTTTATACTCCGACTTCCATCAGTGATGGTTTCGGAAAAAGATTATTACTACAGGGTGGTATAAAAAGCAATGTGATTGCCGTTGAATTTCAGCTATCGCCTCGTCATTGCGATTAAATTGAAGCAAACCAGATGGTTCTGGAACAACGCGTGATTCACGTGAAAAGGGGCATGGCGGAACAAAGGTGTTCCGTTGGAGCGGCCTCCCGGCCGCGAAGATGGGGCCTGGGGTATGCACCTTGGGCAATTCGCGGCCGGGAGGCCGCTCCAACGAGGAGGCCGCTCCCGCAACAAAGATCCGCCGGCTGTAGGAGCGACCTCCCGGTCGCGAACATGAGGTCGAAAGGCCGCTCCGGCTTTCGCTGTCGATGGGAACCTCATCATCCACCATTTCCTGTTCGAAATCCGCCATCTGCTATCCCGCAAAATATCCCTTGCCGATCCACGAGAATACATAGTAAAGAACTGTTGATTTATAGTTTTCCGGCCCTTCCGGAGAGTGTTCCCGGGCAGGTGTTTCCGGGTCCGGTGTCAATGTTTGGCAAAATCTTAACTGTTGGGAAAAACATGAAATTACCGAGGTTCAGATCAGTCGTCTTCTTTCTGCTGGCGGTGGTTGCCGCCGTTTTTATTCCCGGTTTTGCCGCCGCGGCCGAAAAGCCGCAGGTTGCCATTCTGCCTCTTGTTCTGCACGGACCGGAAGAGATGGGGTATTTAAAGGATGGGATCGGGGCCATGCTCGGCAGCAGGCTGTCCGCAGGCGCCGGGGTCGGCATAATCAGCCGGACTGCGGTTGAGGAAGCTGCCGGCAAAGTCGGCAAGGATGCTGCCGCCGAGGCTATAGGCAGGGAGCTGAAGGCGGATCTGGTGCTTTCCGGCAGTATCACGAGCCTGGGGAAAGGAGTCAGTATCGATCTCAGGGCAATCCGGGCAGGAGAACCGGTGGTTGTTGAGAATTTTTTTGCCTCGGCGGATGATCAGTCCGCCATCATCAGGGCGGTTGACAAGATGGCCGGTGAAATTTCTGCAAAAATGTACGGCAAAACATCGGGAGCTCTCTCAGACCCGTCTGTCGGGAGATCAACCGGTCTTGCCATCGGGGCGGCTCCGGTAGCCATCACCCCGGTGGTGGGCGCAGGGACGGACCAGTCGGAACACCCGGACCGTATGTTCGGCAACCGGGGGAAAACCGTCCCGCTTGGTGGGGGAGTTATCGTTCAACCCGTTGCCATTCCGGAAGAGGCTGTCCTGCCGGCAGGAAATGCCGGGATGGTTGAGCGCAGCCAGTATCTTGCAATGGAAGTGCAGGATTTTGACAGTGGCGATGTTTATGGTGACGGCACAACCCAGTATGTTGTCGCTGAAAATGACAAGGTCCACGTCTATCGGCGTAACGGGAGCAGACTCGATGAGGCAGGTGAGGTGCCCTTCTCTGTCGGGTACGCCAAAATCATCTCAATAAGCGTGGCCGATCTTGACAAGAACGGACGGGCGGAAATTTATATCAGCGCCAATTCCGAAAATGATGCGATCTCCTCCGGAGCGGAGTGGAATGGTTCTGCTTTTGCTCCTCTATTCGACAAACAATCGTGGCACGTGAAAACCCTGCTGGTAAATGATCTGGAAGTGCTGATCGGTCAGAAGGGGGATTTTGACACTCCTTATGCTCCAGGTGTCTTCAAGCTGCAGGTGAAAGAGGGCAAACTTGAGGCGGGGGAAAAACTCGCGCTCCCGGACGAGGTGAATATCTTTGATTTTACGATGGCCGATTTTACCGGTGACGGACAGCTGGAAGTTGCGGTGATCGACCAGGATGACGATCTGACCCTCTTTAGTGAAGGGGGCGACCTGCTCTGGCGGGGTGATGGGAACTTCGGGTACACGGTCAGATTTGTCGGCAAGGCATCGGGAACGGTGTCGCAGGAACGAAAAAACTTCAATGTGCCGTCACGGCTGATTGCCCGAGATCTCAACGGTGACGGGCGGAGCGAACTGGTGGTGATGAAAAACCCGTCCAGCCTGACTACCCTGATCAAGACCATCGCCAGTTTCACCGGTGGCTCCATCGAGGCGAAGAGTTGGAACGGCATCTCCTTTGTCGACCTCTGGTCGACCGGCAAAATCGGCAGTTATATTGCCGGCTATCAGCTTGAAGAAAAAGATGCACAGGGAGTCAGGAGGCTGAATGTCGCAGTCATTGGCAAGAAGTCGGGCAAACTGCTCAAATCCAGCCAGTCTTTTCTGGCCTCCTACCCGGTGCCTGAGCTGAGGGTTCAGTAACTTTGTGCGTGGTTTTTATTACACGATGATGGGTTTTTACCAACACCTGTTCGGGAATAGTGTTGCGGTGGAATATTGTGTAACTCACTGATAATTCGCTATAATTGTCATAGAAACCGATTGTGGCCCGTTTGTTGCAAAACCTGGTTGTCAGGTACGGCTTTTCCATGGCAGATTACAAGATACCACATCGTGGCAATTAAATTTGTCAGTAAATATTGGGGGTTAGGGCTGAAATCATTGGATTTATTTGAATTTATTTTTAAAAAATCCGCTGAAAAAAAACTTGACATCAATAGGAGTCAAGGGTACTTAATCCAAATAAATTTGGTTTTTAAGTTGGTTTTCCGGTCTTACTGAATATAAGCCGGCGATCGTTTGCAACTGCAAATTGGTCGATCAACCCGCTAAATCTAACAAAGGAGATGAAGGATGAAGAAAGCGTTGAGTTTTGCAGTTGCACTTGGACTGGTTGCCGGCATGGCTTCTGCAGCGGTTGCCGCAGACAATCTGACCCTCACCGGTGAAGCCAGATGGCGTGGCTCTTACAAGAACAACCACGTGGATGCATCCGACACCGGAACGGATCGCCGTCAGGTCATGGATCAGAGATATCGCCTGAATGCCTCGATCAAAGTGAATGACGATGTGAAGATTGGTTCCCGGATCGTTCTTTTGAATCAGGAATTCGGTAATGATAATACAACCGATAACCAGAGCAAGGGTACGGATAATACTTACAATACAGCAGATGACGGACATGGCACCAGCAGTGTTGATCGCGCCTGGATGGACATCAAGACCTTGGGCGGAACCTGGTCTTTTGGCCGGATGGAAGCGAGCTGGGGAAATAAATTCATGGGCTGGGGTTCGAGCGTTGACCGCGTCAAGGCCACCTATAAAGCGGGCGACCTGACCTTTGCCGGTTATCTGCAGAAAGATGTTGAGGGAGACAGTGCAACCAGCAACGGCGACCAGGACAAGGACACCTGGGGTGCCCTGGTTGTCGGCAAGGCCGGCGACACTAAATGGGGTGTGATCGCCAACTACGTAATCGATGATCGTTCCGCAGCCAAGACCTCCGGCGAAGACACCGGCTACCTGGTTGACGCTTTCTTCAATGCAAAGGCTGGCGCGGCGAACATCCTGGGTGAGATTTTCTACTCAGACGGCGATTTGCTTGATAATTCCAATAAAGACGCGATCATTGGTGGGTTTGTAGGCGCTTCCATGGCTGCTGGCCCTGCCACTTTGAAAGGTATCGTCGCGATGTGGGATGGCAATGAGGCTGGCGGTTCTTCCACTGCCCGTGATTGTGACGATGACTTCGCACCTTCCCTGCTGATCGGGACCTGTAATGAGACCGCGATTATCGATTTCGGTGCTACTACCTCTGCCAGTGATCCTGGTGACTCCACCTATCTTGTTGCCGCCGGCGCGGACATGAAGATCAACGACAAGATCAATGTCGGTGGTGGGATTGGTTACCTTCAGGCCTCCGAGCATGGCTATGTGGTTGACGATTCCAAGAACCTGATCGAGGTTGACGTGTACATGAGCTATGCGCTCGCTCAGAATGCAACTTACACCCTGGGAATCGCCTATGGTGACTGGGACAACGCCAGCGCTAACGACGACGCTCTCTTTGTAGTTGGTAACAGGGTCAATGTAACATTCTAATCCCTGATTAGATTCTGTTTGTGTTCTTCAAGGGCCGCCCATTCGGGTGGCCCTTTTTTTTGTTACTTCAATAACCTGCGGAATTCTCCCGCCATCAGTAGTAACCAACGTTTCATCTTGACTTCAATATTCACTCTGTTGTGTAATCATACTGGTTGCCGGAAACACTTTCGACTTGGAAACTGCCGAGATGCTGTTTCCCGGTTCCGGTCATTCCGGCAGGCTGTCAGCCGGAATCCATGCCGTCCTGGCCGCAGGCCTACAGCCTGCCGGGGCGACGACCCGGGTAAAACCGGCGCTTACGACTTTCCATACTTGATGAAGAATTAGAAAAACTGGAGGGAGAGAATGAAGATCGAGAAACTGTGGTGCGGGTGTCTGGCGTTTACCATTTTTATTTCCGGGGCGGGGAATCTTTTTGCCCATGAGCGGAAGACCGACAAGATCGTAGAGATCCTGAAAAGCAATTGATGCGGGACGCTCTTAAGTAATTAACTAATGCTCATGATGGCTATTGGTAATGTGGCTAAAGCCAAAGGAATGAGCGTAATAGCCAACAAAACACAACTGAGCCGTCGACTTGACATAAGGGGCATGATTTAATGCCTTTCCTGGACACCTTCAATCGGCTTTGTTCGAACTTCTGAAGATTGTTGTGACAGAAAAGTCCCCTTGACAGCATGTCTCTTATGTGCGACAATAGGCGTGTGAAATACGAGATTGAAACGACAAATGTTTTCGACAGGTGGCTCGCCACGGTCAAAGACATACGGCATAGAGTTAGAATTATCAGCCGTTTTGACAAGATTCAATTGGGCAATTTTTGAGACCACAAAAACCTTGGTGGAAGACTGTTTGAGCTTCGTTTTTTCTTTGGCCCCGGCTTTCGCGCTTATTACACCATCAAGGGCGGTGAGGTTGTCTTTCTGCTTTGCGGTGGCGACAAATCCACTCAGGATAAAGACATTGAAAGAGCAAGAAGCATTATGGCCGAACTGGAGTAAACAGCGATGAAAGTAACCACCAGAAAATGGGATGCCAGTGAATATCTGGACAACCCGGAAATGATCCATGAATACCTTAAAGCAGCCTTTGAAGAGGGCGACAGCGAGTTGCTCATGGTGGCTATTGGTAATGTGGCTAAAGCCAAAGGAATGAGCGAAATAGCCAATAAAACACAACTGAGCCGTCAAAATCTTTACAAAGCTTTGTCTCCCAATAGTTCCCCGAAATTTGAGACTGTCAAGAAGGTCGTAGAGGCCTTGGGCTGCAAGCTTGCAATTGTGTGATGTAGCAAGGCGTGAGAGAAAAGTGGGTGTGCATTACTTTATTAAAAACATTGTGGTTGCCACCCAATTTCAGCCACTTTTCGAACCAACTATAAGGTTGATGATATAGTTGTCTTCAAGGATATGGAAGTGTCTTCCTAGGGGTTCGGAAACTGTCCATATACCGGTTTCCCGGTTTCCGTCATTCCGGCAGGTTGTAAGCCGGAATCCATTCCTTCCTGGACCCCGGCTTACAACCTGCCGGGGTGACGGCTCAGGTACAACCGGTACTTTTAAACATTCCACACCCTTATTCCATCAGCGATATCCTGTGTTTGATCTTGACTTCAATATGCGCTTTGTTGTGTCATGATTATGTTGGCCTGAAATGCCTTGGAATAATACCATAAACTGGAGGGAGAGAATGAAGATCGTGAAACTGTGGTGCGGGTGTCTGGCTTTTACCATTTTTATTGCCGGGGCAGGGAATCTTTTTGCCCATGAGCGGAAGACCGACAAGATCGTAGAGATCCTGAAAAGCAAGGGAATCATTACCGATCAGGATGCGGCGAGTGTCGCTGATGAAACCAACTGGTTTGAAAACCTGACCATGGGCGGGGCGGTCGAACTGCAGTTCCAGTATCTGACGGACCGCGACCGCAGTGATCCGAACACCGACAGCACTTCGGAACTTTTTCTGGCAACGATGCAACTTGGAATTGAGGCGAAAGTAAATGACAGCACTACCGCGAATGTGGTGCTGCTTGCCGAAGATGTCGGCCACTCCGGGGATACCGGCGGGAATGAAAAAATAGGGGTTGATGAAGCGACTTTCACGGTCGACAGCCTTGGCGGCACACCAATCTATCTGGTTGGCGGCAAACGCTCCCTGCCTTTTGGTCAGTTTTACACCCATACGATCAGTGACCCGGTCACCCACGACGCCTATGAGATCAATAAAGCGTCATTAACCATAGGTGCTGCGGTTGAGAAGGTTGCCAATCTGGATACCTCGCTAACCGTCTACCGGGGCGAGGATATGATGAACCAGATCGTCGGGATGGGCGCTACCTTTACCCGCGATTATGCTTCAGCGGCTGAAGAGACCGACGATGTGAACTCGTTCATCATCACGGCCTCGGTCACCCCGATGGAGAATCTGACCGCCGGTCTTGCCTATGCCTCTGAGCCCGGTTTTGATGCGCGCAACAATACGGTCAACCTCTTCGCGGAATATTCAATCCATAACCTGACCTTTGATGCCGAATATTTTACGGGGCTGAAACGGGAAAAGATCGGCGGGCAGGAGTACAAGGAAACCTCTTTTGCCGTTGGTTTTGCCTATCAGGTGAACGATCCCCTGGAATTGGCCATCCGGTATGAGGAATTTGATAATGATCGCTCCACCCCTGCCACCGGTGATATTGACTACAATTTCATCCTGGGCGCAAACTACGGAGTGATGGACAATCTCGATCTGATGTTTGAAGTGCGCTGTCTGAATGAGGAAGACGGTGGCGATTCCACCTATGAAAAGATGGCCCATGAAGTGAACCTGATGCTCGCGGCAGGGTTTTAATGAGTTTGCCGGAGACAAGCGAAGATTTTGATTCAGGCTATGGTTTGAGGACCCGCTTTAATCCTTCGTCGACCTGGTCTATGATGTTGCTGGGGAGATGGTGAACTTTCTCAGTTAATAGTGCTTTGTCGAGAGTGATAATTTGAGAAATGTTGTTCACGCTTCTTCTTTCTCTATTGAGCCGAACTGCAGATTGGAAATGGTATCATTCAATTTTGCAGGCTCAGATGAGTAGACTTCATTAAGCTGTTTGGTAATGAGCTCAGTAGGGTGTTGTTCGAGGAATTTCGCTACAGCTTCTGCGTACAGGCTACTGCGCGAAACCCCATGGGCTTTTGCATACCGGTCAGCTGCACGAAACAATTTGTCTGGTATTGAGATTGCTGTTTTCATGTTCAGAGTATGACTATGGTAATACCCGGCGTCAACCAATTATTTAGGAGCCGTTCAGAAATAACATGGCTGTTTAGGCTGCCTTATAACTTACGACTCCTTTCACCCTTCGGGTATAAGTTTCGTACGAGCAGACAAGCTGCTCAACTCAGCTTTATGCCATTCGGTTCCCTAAAACGGCCATGTTGTTTTCTGGCAATGGCTTAGAACGATCGGGCAGGTAAGGGGCCGTACGTGATAGTTTGCCATTCCGCTACGCTTCATTCTCAACCTGCGGGTTTTGATATCGAGCAGCATGAGCTGATTGACATCCCGGTTTTTGTGTATTACGATCTGTAATACGGAGGTGGCGACATGATCACATTAAGACTTGATCCGAAACTGGAAAAAGACGTTAATATTGCAGCTGAAAACCTTGGCTTATCCAAGTCTGAACTCATCAGATTGAGCATTAATGACTATCTTGGCAAGATGAAGCAACCTGATGCGTGGGAGGCCGGTGAACAATTATTTGGCAAATATTCAAGTGGCCTTGGAAATCTGTCGGCTGATCGGAAAGAGTTGCTGAAGAGCAAGGTCGCTGCCAAAAGAAAATGAATAGAATTCTTATAGACTCCGGCCCGTTAATCGCCCTGTTTGACGCTTCCGATAAATATCATCACCAGGCTGTCAATTTTATAAAAACCAATAAATATCCGCTCGTCACGACCCTTGCCTCAATTACGGAAACCCTGCACCTGCTGGATTTTAATCGAAACGCTCAGGTGGATTTTATGGAGTGGATTTATAGAGGCGCCGTTCTCTTGCATAATATTGAAAACAGTGATTTCGGCAGACTCAAAGAGTTAACGGAAAAATATCGTGATCTGCCGATGGATTTTGCCGATTCCTGCCTGGTGTATCTTGCGGAAAAACTTGATCTGAACACCGTTGCAACCATCGACCGGGATTTCTCTGTCTACCGGATCCAGGGCAGAAGAAAGTTCAAGATTGTTCTTTCCTGAAAAC
The Pseudomonadota bacterium DNA segment above includes these coding regions:
- a CDS encoding methyltransferase, encoding MSDSGRETTLDTLFAGALTCLQYRDGYRFNQDSVILAHFVQPAPGERILDLGSGCGVIGLILAYRRPEVRIVGLEIQADLVALSRRNAQDNGFAGRFEVVEGDLNGADVLAGALFDRIVGNPPYMDPQKSRGSRNQERFLARQGLQAGPENLARAAARLLVDGGKLDLVYPANRLPSLASALKKHDLIPAKLRPVRGFPGATEMLVLLEAIKKGDGVLKTLPPFFIYNEKGGEYSPEMKSCYAPERGKPHSEQPGDSIIP
- a CDS encoding YcaO-like family protein, which gives rise to MQHKKIVLQDCLKTYTYDQDKAMTPEETVNRFEAKLKKVNLDILREIRRIDNGRLDIPVYFSVCGKDAFETIGNKKQMGKGSTPEQSRASACMELGERFSFFSFKKNPANFIVDTYDNLKRAGQSVLPVAKLLQSVHDEKTTPALLEKLLEGLTMQWVWATNITTNAEVLVPFSWFYAINEFNGPSAGNTYEEAISQGVCEIVERHVCSIISRGRLKTPAIDPASVKDPVARELLDKFNRHGIKVYLNDFSLDTGIPTVGALAYDPSTFPTDSEIVYTAGTTPNPEKSLIRALTEVAQLAGDFNTKANYVASGLEKPLSMEEARYITEVEKTITINEMADLTDDNMKVEIERCLGALRKLDMEALIVNTMHPDLQIPTIYTIVPGAHFRERSMVSNAGLFAAKLVNELIADPEEKVRQFARMEELLPDAYFIEFYLGQNLYEQGRPDEALPHLRRALVLDPDREDIPYIYSYMGNCLKDLEQYADAIETLKRGTEHDDERPDLHNLLGFCYFKLADHEAAIEHFSKAVYLAPTSAIDYANLGVNYRKLGRKDEALKSFALALSLDPSITFAKEHMRELSAES
- a CDS encoding VCBS repeat-containing protein; this encodes MKLPRFRSVVFFLLAVVAAVFIPGFAAAAEKPQVAILPLVLHGPEEMGYLKDGIGAMLGSRLSAGAGVGIISRTAVEEAAGKVGKDAAAEAIGRELKADLVLSGSITSLGKGVSIDLRAIRAGEPVVVENFFASADDQSAIIRAVDKMAGEISAKMYGKTSGALSDPSVGRSTGLAIGAAPVAITPVVGAGTDQSEHPDRMFGNRGKTVPLGGGVIVQPVAIPEEAVLPAGNAGMVERSQYLAMEVQDFDSGDVYGDGTTQYVVAENDKVHVYRRNGSRLDEAGEVPFSVGYAKIISISVADLDKNGRAEIYISANSENDAISSGAEWNGSAFAPLFDKQSWHVKTLLVNDLEVLIGQKGDFDTPYAPGVFKLQVKEGKLEAGEKLALPDEVNIFDFTMADFTGDGQLEVAVIDQDDDLTLFSEGGDLLWRGDGNFGYTVRFVGKASGTVSQERKNFNVPSRLIARDLNGDGRSELVVMKNPSSLTTLIKTIASFTGGSIEAKSWNGISFVDLWSTGKIGSYIAGYQLEEKDAQGVRRLNVAVIGKKSGKLLKSSQSFLASYPVPELRVQ
- a CDS encoding putative addiction module antidote protein; this encodes MKVTTRKWDASEYLDNPEMIHEYLKAAFEEGDSELLMVAIGNVAKAKGMSEIANKTQLSRQNLYKALSPNSSPKFETVKKVVEALGCKLAIV
- a CDS encoding ribbon-helix-helix domain-containing protein; its protein translation is MKTAISIPDKLFRAADRYAKAHGVSRSSLYAEAVAKFLEQHPTELITKQLNEVYSSEPAKLNDTISNLQFGSIEKEEA
- a CDS encoding ribbon-helix-helix domain-containing protein — its product is MITLRLDPKLEKDVNIAAENLGLSKSELIRLSINDYLGKMKQPDAWEAGEQLFGKYSSGLGNLSADRKELLKSKVAAKRK
- a CDS encoding PIN domain-containing protein; translation: MNRILIDSGPLIALFDASDKYHHQAVNFIKTNKYPLVTTLASITETLHLLDFNRNAQVDFMEWIYRGAVLLHNIENSDFGRLKELTEKYRDLPMDFADSCLVYLAEKLDLNTVATIDRDFSVYRIQGRRKFKIVLS